A stretch of DNA from Anopheles ziemanni chromosome 3, idAnoZiCoDA_A2_x.2, whole genome shotgun sequence:
gaTAAGCAGAAGCTTAATGTCATAACCTACAGTAAATCTACATTTACTCTCGTAGGTGTTGGTTTGTCTTCTGCATACTTTCACCATACGCACATGATACCAAAGGAAAAGTTCTTGAAATATCCACACTTTGTTGCtgagaatattttttatttgaattacgATATCAATTCGAGAGATCTAGATCCCTTAATCCCTTTTTCCGTTAAAACCGTTAATATTTCGACTTGCGGACTGTTTTAATTCGTAAATACCAAGAATTTGTTACGCCTGTGCACAATAATAGACTCGATCCATTCGATGTGCGGTGTGATATCGTTCATATACAAATCCAAACCGCAACCTTTGCTCAACGTTGATACAACACCATATGCAAACATTGGCATTCGCGGATTTGTGCTATTGATTACTGCTGCCCCATAATCCATCTAGAAGTTAGATAACATAAAGAGAAAGATTACAATCCCACCGAAACAATTATCGTCTAGAATCAGAACTTACCGTACAAGTTCCAGGAATCAGATTAAcgttgtttttaaagcaaactACATCGTTCGTGCCAGTACCTGTGATGCCACACTCATGTTCTGGTTCGACATCGACAAAGATGGTAGTATTGACTCGTGGACGGGAATGTATCTCATGCTCAGGACGCGTGTCGTATGCACTAAACTGTAGGCCACTGGGCCACACGCCATCGATGTTTCGATTCCAAAGACACGCCGGACGAAACATTCTGGTGTTGACGAATTTTGCCACCTTTATCAACGCAATGTTGTTCTCCGGTTTGCACAGCCGGTACTTTGGGGAGACGTACACATCTCCTACGGTAATGAGCACTGTACCACTGTGTGCGACGTACCGTGGATAGCCCTTGCTAGATGTAACACAAGAAGCCGACGTTAAGAAATACTGATAGTCGATAAGGGTGGCTCCACATTCATATAACGTGGTGACGTTGTCCCAGAGCAAACCAAAGCGATTTAGTGCAAAATTTGAACCCAAGTTTACCGGACTTTCTTGACGAACTCTTCCGGAACAACGAGGCAAGGTGGTGCACTCTGCAAAGATGGGGAAAATTGTTATGCACGGTACGCAACGATTAGCTATACTATATTTATCACTTACCTGTATAGTCAAACGAAGTATTCGTCACCTGCTCAATCCAGTCCACATATTCGCTCACTTTACTGTATACTCCGGTCGATCCTACCGTGCACGGGGTACCGAACGACACCACACCGACTACTAAAGGGAAAACATATCCTTTTACGTCCAACCGCTTCACACCTATTGGTCCGCCAGAGTCTCCCTCGCACGTGTCCATGCTATTGCCAACGGCACAAAATTGATCTGTTCGGAACCCGTCCGGCATCTGACGACGGTTTAGCGTTATTCTTTTAGAGCAATTAGTCATATCGATCGTATTCAGCTCCGCTCGTTGCAGCGTAGGACTGAGCGCTTCAGCAAAACCGGTTGCCCCGAACCCTACCGCATCCATCGGGCCACTGGGGATTTCAAGTTCACGCCACAGACAAGCGTTGCACACGGCCGACGAGTATGTGGCGGGATCCTTGAGTTGAACTATCGCTATGTCGAAGTACCTGCGGGATCCCCGATACTGTGGATGTGAAATGAATCGTGCGATCGCGATCTGTTGAGCAAATTCATCATCTTCCGGACTTCCTAAATCAGTATCACCGATGCGCACCGTATCAGGGGGAATGCTGCAAAACGACATCAACAAAATGGTTCTAGAAGCTGTCCAATCTGTTACCATTATGACTTTTATAAACCTTTCTTACTTCTCTGAATCTCCACCACAGTGAGCTGCAGTGATTATGAAATCATTGGTTATCAAACTTCCACCACAGAGATAGTCAATTGATCCGTTAGAACGTGTCCAGCCGATCGCCACCTGAAACGTCAGGATGTTAAATTATCCGAAAATATCACCTCAATCACGCATTTGTAACATCAACGTTGTACCATGTGTTGAAATTCTCCACGAAATGCTCAAAAACTAACAGGACCGACGTATGGTGTTTGGTAGAATTGATAGAAGTGAAATCTTGAAGGGCAATCTAGGATACCGCAAGTAGAATTCAAATATATTgaacaaaatatttgtttgtaatcAACATTGGCCCATCTATTTACCACGGAGCGATGAGCGGTTATAATAATCACTTGGAGGAGTATCGAAAAAAGCAGGTTCCTTAGAATCTTGCCCAAAAGCAGTAGAGCTCAACAACACACACAGGAAAGCTAAGATTTCTATAATGGACCacgccatttttttctctttattttgTCAAGATACGTCTAACAAAAACCACAACGTGTGTTTAATACCCAGCGGCTCGACACGAACTATTCGCATTTCTACACTGCACGGGTGACCCGTGAGTTaattgcgttgtgttttgttctttATCACCGGCACCATGTGAGTGTAGTGTAATTGAAAACAGATTCCAAGCTGTCTTTTTATAAAAAGAACTATCGATGTCATCACTCCATGCTACACTCTAGAAAAGGGGTaggcatacatttcctaaaaagAGCCGGACTATTAAAAGTAAACCAAAAGCGCTTATGGCGtagatttaatgttttcaagtACCCTATTGAATGGAGTATCAAGTTTCAAAATGGTAAAGTTATATAAAAGTGTTAAAAgttaaattgttgaaattttaccggtatttttgtattttcatgcttattttcgttgaattttaatttttttcacttcgttAAACAATTGTAATCTTCATTatcgggaagaaaacaaacccgacATCGTGAACCattccgataaaaattgagcTAGATTTTTTGcatgaagcactaaaattttcttatgtgccggataaaatcagttggcgggccggactttgccgacccctgcagAAGTATGGGGATTTATTTacattacattttcacataACTCATAGGACttgatttgattaaatttaccTAAATActttattcaattaaaaaaaaaatctaacttATCTTCATGGCAGCTAATTTAACTTATTAACTTATTTATGTAACAGTAAAGTTACGTTAAGGGGAAGATTAGGAGTGGTTTTGTTGAAACCATTCTACTTTAACCccagaaaaagagagtttagCATGCTTCACCCATTCGCGGCGTAACGACCATCTTTGGTCATGCCGTCATTCGTGTGCTGGTAGAGACGAATGATTGACCGAAGAGGTCaaagtctctaaaattaaaaaaaaaaattggtcatgcctgcccgttaatgGCTTACAAGAAAGTTTCACTTTGTGTAGGTGTATAGTCAGTTCCCTCGAACAGGGTAGGGTCCGGTctcgtttgggattcgaactcacGCCGTCAAGGTAGTGAACCCCGGTGCTCATGGACCGATTTTCTGACCAGCGTAATCGCTCAGCTGTCGCGGATTAAGTTCATTAGAAACAAATTTGAACCTCGTTCATTACCCATTGATGATACAACACCGTGTACAGACCTATGAATGGCTCTTGATCAACAAATTGATTGATCTTGATAACAAATTTTTCAAACTAAATATCGATGGCTCCACATTTGTACAACGAATACGTATCTGGGTCATCCCACAGGAAACCGAAAAGAATCGTTGCATTTTAACGTACGAAATTCTGTGAATGGATATTCAAACTCTCATGGAATTTCAAAGGCGTAAATAACACAGCTACAATCATATGGTGTTATAAGGCGATTCTGTTTTCTGGAAACCGAAAAGAAACCGTCAAATACAATagattatatttatttgacTGGCGACCTGAGATGTGTACTAGAATACATATTCTACTACTTCATATTTAATCTTAAACCAAAATCACATGAATCGTAATGTAACGTAaaccaaaatttataaaaccggaatgtttaaaaacacaGAAATAGTTCGACTCTATCCGTCAATATATTTTTTGGTCGGCATATAAAAAACTACCCAATACCAACACTTTTTATAACTTtcaagattttattttcaattccaAAAACTGCCAAGGACAATATTGACCGCCAAAAGACAAGAATGTTGAAATTGGTGAATTTCATAGACACATAATTCTCAAAAAGTTATGCTAGTCGCCTGATTTGGGTTCTAGGATCAATATCAAATGTGTATacgtttttaaattgtttgtctATTGTGCAGTTCTTGCGAACTGTGGTTAAAATCTATTCTGTTTTACTCTTACACCTAATGTACTCAAGCATAAAAAGGACTGTAGACAATTAATGAAATAGATTAACCATTATAAAAggtcaaaacataaacaatttgATTGTAGTTTTTTCTATATGGTTGCATGATAAATAATATAATCTGGATGCTAGTACTCAAATTCAATCTGAAAACACAAGATACTGGTCGCGCCTGCGGATGATGATAGACTCAATCCATTCAATGTGGGGTGTCACTTCGGTCACATACAAGTTTGATCCACAGTCTTTACTCAATGTTGATACTAGACCATAAGCAAACACAGGGGACTGCCCCCATAACGTACCGTTTATGACCGGTGCACCATAGTCCATCtgaaatttgaattgaaaaatagtatataaaatatattaggATATGTAAAATGGACGTACATTTACGTACGTACTTCTTtggttaattatttttaatttactcaCCGCACAAAATCCAGGTACCAAATTAACACTGTTCTTATAGCAAAACACATCACTTGCATCCGTCTTGTCCATGTCACATGTGCTTTGACCTTTAGCGTTGACGAAAATAGTACTGTTTGTCAACAAACGTTCTGGCTGATAGGTCACAATAGGTCCATAGGCACTGAAAAGAGAATCACCAGACCACTCTCCGTCGATGTGTCGATTCCAAAGACATGCTGGCCGGAGTTTGTTGATATTGACGAATTTCTCTATCTTTATCAATGCAATGTTATTCGCAGGACTATCTCGGCGGTACTTTGGCGACACGTACACATCTGTAATGGCTATTCGCTCTGCTTTGCTCTGGGCAACATATTTTGGATAGCCCTTGCTGGACATCACGCAGGATGCCAATGTCATCAGAAACTGATGATCGATTAAAGTAGCTCCACATTCGTACAACGAAGATGTCTCGGTATTATCCCACAACAAACCGAAGCGATTCATGGCGTAGTTGTCACCAAACTCCACAGGAATATGTTTCCGAACTCGCCCTATACAATAAGATGACCTGATGCATTCTGCGACGATAAAAGTAATAAGAGAGCTTTCTAGTGTTTAAGAAAATCAATATTGCACAAAGTACTTGCCTGAATAAGCAAATGATGTATTCGTCACCTGTTCAATCCAGTCCGCGAATTCGCTTATCTTGCTATAAACGCCGGTGGATCCAACGATGCATGGAGTACCGAAAGATACTACTCCAACTATTAGAGCATGCTCTGCTCCTCCGACATCCACCCTCTTCACACCGATTGGCCCACCAGAGTCTCCTTCGCAAGTGTCCATATTGCTGCTTGCAGCACAGAATTGGTCCTTCCGGAATCCGTCTGGCATTCGACGACGATTTATTGTTATTCTACTAGTACAATTGCTTCGGTCGATCGCATCTAGCTCCACGCGCTGTAGTGTTGGACTAAGCGCCTCGCCAAAGCCTGTCGCCCCGAAGCCAATCGCATCCATCCGCTCTCGGGGAACATCATCTTCTCGCCACAAACATGCTTTGCAGACAGCGTCTGAAAATGTGGCCTGTCTTTGTAGCTCTATGAGCGCTACATCAAAATAAGCCTTCGAGACCCTATACTGAGGATGTTTAATGAATCGCGCGATCTTAATCTGTTGAGCAAAGTTATCGTCTTCCGGACTCCCGAGGTCGGTATCACCGATGCGCACAGTATCGGGAGGGATGCTACAAAATTATAACAAGCAagaaaaatggtttattttaatataactTATCATTAGTTGATTATCGTaaatggtgcttacttttctGAATCTGCCGCACAATGTGCTGCGGTTAGCACAAATTTATTGGTTATCAAACTTCCACCACAGAGATATTGTACAGATATATTGGAACGTGTCCAACCGATGGCAACCTGTGAAACCAGCATACAAGATTTAAAATCTTTCACACTTTTATGTTAAACCACCAATACCATATGTTGGAACTCTCCACGATACGCTCGCACCCCTCCAAGGCCTCCAACGGGTCTAAGAAAGTCACCAACGTTGGAGTAAAACCGCTTTGGGCAATCTTGATCGAAAAGAATTAATTCATCAATCTGTTTCTTTGAATCTACTAGTTCTGCTTCTACTTACCCCGCAGTGTTGTTCTTTCGTTATAATCGCTTGGAGGAGTCTCAAAAAACAATGGCTCTGCAATATTTTGACCGCGAGCAAACCAATTCaggaacacaaaacaaaaaatagtaATGCGTTTAAGCACAAACAACATATTTGACGATCTTTGTTAAACTTTAAGCCGAACAACGAACAAGCCGGGTGTGTCCGTCACGACGTCTCGATACAAACTAACCGAAAATCCGATCCCCAGACGGGGTTGTCTGCCAACAACGTTGTCTTTTGTCATCGTAATAACATTAATTTCTGGTTGTAAATTCTTTGGGAACAGGTTTACCGTTGCCTTGCGCGAATATCGCACCGAAGTAGACGAACTAGAGAACAGGCGTTCGGAAGCCTGAATGAAAACCCAATAACGAAGATTTGTCTGACAGCAGACGCTCAATGAAACTGGTTTTTGGGACAGAAACAAAAAGCCAGTTTTATGGCttagcaacaaaaaacaaggttTAAGACAAACTGTGTAGACTCAACTTCACTTTTGGTTTCCACAAGGTGATAATGACCTTTTAAGTAGGTAAACAAAATGCGGCCATTTAACTGTCTGTGAACTTCTGTAGTAACCATCTGTTGGAATGGTATGCAACGACATACAATATGTTGGAACTCTCAGCAGTAAATTTGAACTCCGTAAACATCGCCATCTGATCTACACTGGTTTTCTGCTGTAGAGTGATGTGTGCTAAGCAATCTGAAGTTACAGCAAATGATGATTGGGTACCTctgttatttttatcttacGATATTACATCTAAACGAGATGCCGACTAACAAAGTGATTCTTTACCAATCGCTGGTATCTTCAACAATGGTGATAATCTTACTAAAAGTACTCGATCTTTCACTTGGTATAGAGAAACAATTTATGAcacttcaaattttttttctatatcaAACTTATTGCAAAACAACTTTATTCATaatttagaaaacaaaaccgatagCGTTAATTTATATCAACTCTTTGTGTcgtcctatttttttttttcattcatctaTTCAATCTGAAAACACAAGATACTGGTCACGTCTACCGATGATAATAGACTCAATCCATTCGATGTGGGGAGTCACGTCGGTCACATACAAGTTTGATCCACAGTCTTTACTCAACGTTGATACTAGGCCATAAGCAAACACAGGCAATCCCCACAAGGTACCGTTAACGACCGGTCCACCATAATCCATCTGTAAATGGGTAttatattcaatttatttttaaattaatattataTATTTCGTTAGTTTATACTTCTTCATTAACTCACCGCGCACACTCCAGGCAATATATTAACGCTGTTCTTGTAGCAAACCACATCACTTGCGTTCGTTTTTTCACAATTATGTTCATTCCTACCCCTGACGAAAATAGTAATATCGTTTGATCTCGATCCTGGCTCATAAGTCACAGCTGGTCCATATGCGCTGAAAATGGAATCACCAGACCACTCTCCGTCGATATTTCGATTCCAAAGACATGCTGGTCGATACATATTGGTGTTGACATATTTCTCAATCTTTATCAATGCAATGTTGTTCGCAGGACTATCTCGACGGTACTTTGGCGACACGTACACATCTGTGATGGCTACTCGCTCTGCATTGCTCTGGGCGACGTATCTCGGATATCCCTTGCTTGACGTCACGCAAGATGCCAATGTCATCAGGAACTGATGGTCGATCAACGTGGCTCCACATTCGTACAACGAATATATGTCGGCCTCATCCCACAGCAAACCGAAGCGATTCATGGCGTAGTTGTCACCGAACTCCACCGAAATATGTTTCCGAACTCGCACGGGACAAAAAGATGACCTCGTGCACACTGTGTCGATGGAAAAAGTTCGTTTATCGTGAGTTTTTGGAAGTGAATATTGTACAAAGTACTTGCCTCCATAGTCGAATGAAGCATTCGTCACTTGTTCGATCCAGTCTACATATTCGCTTATCTTACTATACACACCGGTAGATCCATCAACGCATGGAGTACCAAAAGATACTACTCCGACTACCAATGGGATAACTGCTCCTCCGACATCCACCCTCTTCACACCTATTGGACCACCAGAGTCTCCTTCGCACGTATCCATACCATTTCCAACCGCGCAGAACTGATCGTTCCGGAAGCCGTCTGGCATATGGCGACGGTTTGTTAGTATTCTTTGAGAGCAATTGCTCCGGTCGATCGCATCTAGCTCCATTCGTTGCAGTGTTGGACTGGGCGCTTCACCAAAACCGGTTACCCCGAAGCCAATCGCATCCATTCGTTCCCGGGGAATGTAATTTTCTCGCCACAAACATGCGCTGCACACCGCTGCTGAATATGTGACTGGGTTTTGCAATTCTACTAGCGCTACATCAAAGTAACGTCGTGTGGCCCTATACTGAGGATGTTTAATAAAACGAGCGATCCCGATCTGTTGAGCAAATTCATCGTCTTCCGTGCTCCCTAGATCGGTGTCCCCAATACGCACAGTATCGGGAAGGatgcttcaaaaatataacaagcaagaaaaatggtttattttaatataactTATCATTAGTTGATTATCGTaaatggtgcttacttttctGAATCTGCCGCACAATGTGCTGCGGTTAGCACAAATTTATTGGTTATCAAACTTCCACCACAGAGATATTGTACAGATATATTGGAACGTGTCCAACCGATCGCCACCTGTGAAACCACGATACACGGTTATAAAATCACTTGCATTTCGAAGTTAACGCAATAATACCATGTGTTGGAACTCTCCACGAAACGCACGTACTCCTCCATAGCCGTAGTAAGGTCCAAGAAAGTCCCCAACGTTGGAATAAAACCTTGTTGGACAATCTATACATGGAATatataatttttcatcaatctTCGAGCATATGTGCCATTTCACCATTTGCTTCTGTGTGTACCTCGCAATGTTGTTCTTTCGTTGTAATCACTTGGAGGAGTATCCAAAAATGAACCCGAAGGTTCAACAGGAGTACTGCCTAACACAAACGCACTCGTTGACACTAACTGGAAAACTGTGATAATTTTCAGTGTGAGTAACATTTGCACAAATTTGTGAAGATAATTTTAAGCAAACAGACACTTGATTGTTTGTCTCCGTCACAATGATCAGACACGAACTAAATGAAAATCTGCACTCCACATGTACTTGTTTGCCGGTGTAGTGCGTATTGCCATTTTATTACTGATCTCATCTGGGATTGTATTCTTTAGGAACAGGTTTTTTCCGTTGTATCTTACCTCAACACAACCACCCATCCAATATGGGGATTCCTTCGATAAAAGGCAGAAAGCTCGTCAAAGTAGAATACCCAAACGGCTTAATGAAACTGGTTTCAGTAGCAACAACAAGGTTGACAAGACTGGTCTTACTGTCTCAACTTTACTTTTAGTTTCTACAAGCTGGCATTGACCTCGCTATGGACTGAATATAAGACGTTCATGCAATTTTTTGAATATTATCGCTTCCATCCATTTGATATGTGGTGTGATTTCTGTGAAGATGATACAGCCTTTTACGATGGATAGCATAAGTTGAAACGCGTTGAACGCCTTTGTAAACTCCGTTATCGCGTCTGGAAATCGgaatatgacatcttgcaATCCTTCATCGCGTTTGTCACCGtcattaatgattctttaAACTCGAATATGATACTTGtaaacttcattatcgccctgtcagattggaggccggtttgttttgggtttcatagatgcaaattgtgtacacatacatatatagtcaaccattcgaaaaagacgttactgttcacaaattgtatccacgctgtgaatcaattattttaaacgattgaaCGGTTCTATTGAATATCTGTTATGGAAATTGTATATTGTGGTATACACAAATCATAGGAGGGCCCATAGAAACGAAAATGTaagatttattcttaccaatCTAGTAAGCTTAGATGTGCTGCGGTGAAGGTAATTGCAAGTGAGAATTTCAGATTCCGTGATAAACAAGCTCAGCGAAGGAGAATTTGCCCACTGAGGAGTAGTGAATTGGCCTTTTATTCCCCATTGAAACTGGAAAAGAAGTGTTGGCTCACGTTTATGCCAAACTCGCATATCGAAACTTTTACAATATCGAGATGTTCCTATGTAGCTGTCGCTGACGGAAACCCCAGCACTGACAAACAACTTAATAGGTCACCGCAGCCAATCGCCGATCGTACGATCGTGATTTATCAAATCATCCTTTGAATCCTTGCagaatataataaaaactatagtttgGTCGAAATAGCAAACCTCAACctttcggtttttttgtttaagcaTTCCCGCGCTGGGATCGTTCTCTCGCTCGGGATGCCTGGCGCTGGCGGGCATTTCTGTGGAGGCGTCTCGCCTCTCGCAGGCTCTCGTCTAGAGCCACTTGCGCCGCGTCCTGGTGCATTGGGGCCGCGTCATGAAGCCGCAGAAGCGCCAGGTTGCGTTGTATGGTGCTGGCGTAAACCCCGGTTGGCATCCGCTGTTGGCGTCGTCGGAGTTGCCTGATGCTGTCCAAAAGCTGCCTTGCTCTACGCCGGAAGGCCAACCGCGTGTCCGGGTCCATGGCCTGGATCCTAGCCCGTAGCGTGGGGTCACTACCGAACCTGCTCGTTCTCGCTCGATCTTGGGCCGCTGCCCGTTCCGCTGCTTGTTCCGTTGCTCGCCGCCTGGCCGCTGCCGTCTGCCGCTCCGCGATGGCTTCCCTCTCGGTGGTCCAGAGCCGCTGGAGCTCGGAACAGATCATTCTTGCTGCCTCCTCCAGTCGATCCCAGGCCTCCGTGCTATAGAGCAGGTGTTCGTGCATGTTGTCGGCGGTAACGGTTGCCAGCCCATGTCCAGACAGGAGCCGCTAGCCCACCCCGGCGAAACGGGGGCACTGGAACACCACGTGCTCCGGCAACTCCTCGGCGTCAGGGCAGGCCGGACAGCCCGGGGATTGGGTAAACTTTTTGGCTGCGAGATACTGGCGGAAAAAGCCGTGCCCCGTCAGCACCTGGGAAAGGTAGAAGTTTACCCGCCCGTGTTTCCGGGCCATCCACCGCTCTCGTCTTCGAACAATGAGGGCTCATTCAGAAAGCGGTAGGTTTGTTCGTTGCTTGTTGATTTCATCAAATGCCG
This window harbors:
- the LOC131285613 gene encoding uncharacterized protein LOC131285613 — its product is MNRFGLLWDEADIYSLYECGATLIDHQFLMTLASCVTSSKGYPRYVAQSNAERVAITDVYVSPKYRRDSPANNIALIKIEKYVNTNMYRPACLWNRNIDGEWSGDSIFSAYGPAVTYEPGSRSNDITIFVREPLFFETPPSDYNERTTLRDCPKRFYSNVGDFLRPVGGLGGVRAYRGEFQHMVAIGWTRSNISVQYLCGGSLITNKFVLTAAHCAADSENIPPDTVRIGDTDLGSPEDDNFAQQIKIARFIKHPQYRVSKAYFDVALIELQRQATFSDAVCKACLWREDDVPRERMDAIGFGATGFGEALSPTLQRVELDAIDRSNCTSRITINRRRMPDGFRKDQFCAASSNMDTCEGDSGGPIGVKRVDVGGAEHALIVGVVSFGTPCIVGSTGVYSKISEFADWIEQVTNTSFAYSECIRSSYCIGRVRKHIPVEFGDNYAMNRFGLLWDNTETSSLYECGATLIDHQFLMTLASCVMSSKGYPKYVAQSKAERIAITDVYVSPKYRRDSPANNIALIKIEKFVNINKLRPACLWNRHIDGEWSGDSLFSAYGPIVTYQPERLLTNSTIFVNAKGQSTCDMDKTDASDVFCYKNSVNLVPGFCAMDYGAPVINGTLWGQSPVFAYGLVSTLSKDCGSNLYVTEVTPHIEWIESIIIRRRDQYLVFSD
- the LOC131285612 gene encoding transmembrane protease serine 9-like; protein product: MSAFRGEFQHMVAIGWTRSNGSIDYLCGGSLITNDFIITAAHCGGDSENIPPDTVRIGDTDLGSPEDDEFAQQIAIARFISHPQYRGSRRYFDIAIVQLKDPATYSSAVCNACLWRELEIPSGPMDAVGFGATGFAEALSPTLQRAELNTIDMTNCSKRITLNRRQMPDGFRTDQFCAVGNSMDTCEGDSGGPIGVKRLDVKGYVFPLVVGVVSFGTPCTVGSTGVYSKVSEYVDWIEQVTNTSFDYTECTTLPRCSGRVRQESPVNLGSNFALNRFGLLWDNVTTLYECGATLIDYQYFLTSASCVTSSKGYPRYVAHSGTVLITVGDVYVSPKYRLCKPENNIALIKVAKFVNTRMFRPACLWNRNIDGVWPSGLQFSAYDTRPEHEIHSRPRVNTTIFVDVEPEHECGITGTGTNDVVCFKNNVNLIPGTCTMDYGAAVINSTNPRMPMFAYGVVSTLSKGCGLDLYMNDITPHIEWIESIIVHRRNKFLVFTN